The region GCGAAGGCAACTGGATGCTGGCTTACACCGGCACCATCGCCTTCCTGATCGACAAACAGCAGGTGAAAGATGCGCCACACAGCTGGGCCGATCTGAAGAAAGGTAAGTATGTGGTCACTATCGGTGATGTCGGCGTGGCTGCTCAGGCTGCGAACGGCGTTCTGGCCGCGAACTACGCACTGGGTGGTGATGAGAAGAACCTGAAGCCAGCGTTGAACTTCTTTGGCGAACTGGCCAAAGAGGGCCGTCTGGGCGTGACCGATCCGGTGATTGCCAACATCGAGAAAGGCGAAATTCAGGTTGCCGTGGTATGGGACTTCAACGGTCTGAATTACCGCGATCAGATCGACAAAAACCGCTATGAAGTGGTGATCCCGTCTGATGGCTCCGTGATTTCAGGCTATACCACCATTATCAACAAATACGCTAAGCACCCGAACGCCGCCAAACTGACGCGCGAATACATCCTGTCTGATGAAGGTCAGACCAACCTGGCGAAAGGTTATGCGCGTCCAATTCGTGCTGAACATTTGACCCTGCCAGCTGACGTACAGGCCAAACTGCTGCCGCAGTCTGAGTACAAAAATGCCCGCCCAATCAAAGACCAGGCCGCATGGGATAAGACGTCAAAAATGCTGCCGCGCCTGTGGCAAGAGAACGTGATTATCAATATGAAGCAGTAATTTGCACACACCCTGGCGGCGCGATGTCGCGCATCGATCTGCAGCGACAACGCTGCGCATCGATACGCAATACGTTGCGCCGCTATGCACAGTGCCCGCAATTTGAATGATGTAAGGAACGGGAATGAAGACAATCCTGGTGGTACTGGATGGCCTGAGCAATCAGGTGGCACAGCATGCGATGGGCTATCTGTTTGCCGAATGCAAGCAGGGTAATGGCCAATACTACACGCTCACCTGCGAGCTGCCTTCGCTATCGCGTCCGCTATACGAGTGCATTCTGACCGGTATTCCGCCGGTAGAGAGCGGCATTATACATAACGGCGTCAATCGCCTGAGCAATCAGCGTAGCATCTTCCATTACGCCCGCGCCGCCGGTTTAACCACGGCCGCTGCCGCCTATCACTGGGTCAGTGAGCTGTATAACCAATCCCCGTTCAACAATGCGCGTGATCGCCACACCGTCGCCCCCGATTTGCCGATCCAATACGGCCACTTTTACTGGGACGACAGTTATCCGGATTCCCACTTGTTTGAAGATGCTGAGAGCCTGCGTCTGAACCACGATCCGGACTTTTTACTGATCCACCCGATGAATATTGACGATGCCGGGCATAAACACAGCCTGTCATCGCCGCAATACCGCAACCGCGCACGAATGGCCGATGGCTATTTGTCACAGTGGATGCCCGGCTGGCTCGCCGCGGGCTATCAGGTGATCGTCACCGCCGACCACGGCATGAACGATGACCGTTCGCACGGCGGTATTTTACCGGAAGAGACGCAAGTGCCGCTGTTTGTGTTTGGTGCAGGCTTCTCACGTCAGCCCGATCTCGAACCGCAGCAGATCGAACTGTGCGGTATTGTCTGCACGCTGCTCGGCATTGAACACGACAAACCCGTGTGTCACGGTTTGCTGGCGGGGCCGCGTTAATGAAGGGCAAAACCCTCGCCACACTGTTACTGCTGCCGTTCGCCTTTTTCTGGGTCGCCTTCCAGCTCGCGCCGCTGTTGTGGATTGCCATTAACAGCTTCTGGAGCGACATGAACGAGCGCTGGGGTATCGATAACTATACCGATATCCTCACTTCGCCGTTTTATCTGCAGGCATTTCGCCTGTCGCTGGATATCTCCATCTGGTCGAGCATTTACGGCCTGCTGATTTCGCTGTTTGCCGGCTATTCCCTGCATCAGTTGGGCAGCGGTCGTTTTCAGCGCTTCCTGATGTCCTTCACCAACATGACCAGTAACTTCGCCGGCGTGCCGCTGGCGTTTGCCTTCGTGATTCTGCTGGGCATGAATGGCTGTCTGACGCTGCTGCTGCGCCACTTCGGCATGCTGGAAGGATTCAAACTGTTCTCGCGTGACGGCATGGTGCTGGTTTACACCTGGTTCCAGATCCCACTTGGCATTCTGCTGCTCTATCCGGCGTTTGATGGCTTACGCAAAGATTGGGAAGAGTCAGCCGCGCTGCTCGGTGCCAGTCGCTGGCGTTACTGGTGGCATATTGGTTTGCCCATTTTGTTCCCGGCGCTGTTAGGGACTTTCGTCATCCTGCTGGCCAATGCCCTGGGCGCTTACGCCACCATTTATGCACTGACCACCGGTAACTTTAACGTGGTGCCAGTGCGAATTGCTGCGCTGGTGTCGGGCGATATCTCGCTCGATCCGAATACCGGCGGTGCGCTGGCAATGTTGCTGGTGTTCATTATGGCGCTGATTACCGTGGTGCAGCAGTATCTGGTGCGCCGCAGTTATCTCAACGCGAAATCACAGGAGTAGAACGTGTCTCGCGCGGAAAAAATTTATCATCGCCTGATTATCTGGCTGCTGCTGATCATCCTCGCCGCCCCGCTGCTGGCGACGCTGCTGTACGGCATATCCACCGACTGGAGTGACACTATTCTGCCGCAGGGCTTCACACTTAAGTGGCTTATCGCACTGTGGAGCGATCCGCGTTTCCTGACGGCGCTCGGTCATTCGCTGCTGATTTGCTTTGGTGCGCTGTTGTTCTCGCTGGTGCTGGTGCTGCCTGCGATGTTTGTAATCGCTTACTATTATCCGAAGCTGGATGCGGTGATGAACGTGCTGATTCTGATGCCGTTTGCCGTACCGCCGGTGGTGTCATCCGTTGGCCTGCTGCAGCTTTACTCGTCATCACCGCTGATGATCACCGGCACGCCGTGGATTCTGGTCGGCTGTTATTTCACCATCGCGCTGCCGTTTATCTACCGCGCCATTGCCAACAATATGCAGGCGATCAACCTGAAAGAGCTGATTGATGCGTCTCATCTGCTGGGTGCCAGCACCTGGCAGGCAGCACTGTTTGTGGTGTTGCCCAACCTGCGCAAAGGCGTGTTTATCGCGGTGTTGCTCTCTTTCTCTTTCCTGATAGGTGAGTTTGTGTTCGCTAACCTGTTAGTCGGCACTCGCTATGAAACCTTACAGGTGTATCTCTACAATATGCGTAACGGCAGCGGCCACTTTACCAGTGCGCTGGTGATCTCCTATTTTGCTGTCGTCCTGCTGGTCACCTGGCTGGCGAATGCCCTCAATCCTGAACGAGGCTGACCATGAGTTATCTGAATGTCACCCAGCTGAACAAAAGCTACGGCCCCACCAGCATCTTTGAAAATATCGATTTCAGCGCCGATGAAGGCGAGTTTGTCACCCTGCTCGGCCCGAGCGGTTGCGGCAAATCGACGCTGCTGCGCTGCATCGCCGGTTTGACCGATGTCGATAGCGGCAAAATTCTGCTGCAGGGTCAGGATATCGTGCCGCTGCCACCGCAGAAACGTACTATCGGCATGGTGTTTCAGAGCTACGCACTGTTCCCCAACATGACGGTGGAGAAGAACGTGGCGTTTGGCCTGAAAATGCAGAAACTGCCAGGCGGCGATATTCAGAAACGCGTTATGGAAGCGCTGGCACTGGTCGAACTGACCGATTTTGCCCGCCGTTATCCGCACCAGCTTTCTGGCGGACAATGCCAGCGTGTTGCCTTAGCGCGCTCCCTGGTCACGCGTCCTCGTTTGCTGTTGCTGGATGAGCCGCTCTCCGCACTGGATGCGCGTATCCGCCGCCATCTGCGCGAACAGATCCGCAACATTCAGCAGGAGTTAAAGCTCACTACGATTTTCGTTACCCACGATCAGGAAGAGGCGCTGACGCTGTCGGATCGCATCGTGCTGATGAACCGTGGCAAGATCGTGCAAAACGGCAACGCTGAAGCCCTCTACACGCAACCAGCCGACCTATTTGCCGCCGGGTTTATCGGCAACTACAACCTGCTGAGTGCGGAACAGGCAACGCAGCTCACCGGCCAGACATTCACGGGTCAGGTAGCGATTCGACCTGAGTCAATCCGCTTGAGTGCACCGCAGGATGGCATTCCGGGCACTATTCTCAGTCACAGCCTGCTGGGTAATGTCATTCGCTATCGCGTAGTGGCGAATAGCGTGGAGTTATCCGTCGATGTGCTGAACCGTAGCGTGGCGGATTTGCACCCTGCTGGCATGCAAATTGGTCTACAGTTAGAGATGTCGACGTTGCGCCAGGTTGCTTAAATTTAACGAAAAATGGGCAAGGCAACGCGGCAGTATTCAGCGTTAATGCAGCCTGTTAATCGTTGTCGAGGCGGCCTGTAGGCTGCCCGTGGTCGCGCTACGGTGCGCCCGCCACTTCGGTGCTCACCCACAGGCTTGCAGTTGGTGCAATGAAAGTCTGAGGATAAGGAACCGCCCGACGTGTTGACCCTGCTCAATCTATTATCTGCCGTGGCCCTGCTGGTGTGGGGCACGCACATTGTGCGCACCGGCATCATGCGCGTGTACGGCGCCGATTTGCGGCGGGTGCTCAGCCGCAGCGTGGAAAAGAAGCCGATGGCGTTTCTCGCCGGGATTGGCGTCACCGCGCTGGTGCAGAGCAGTAATGCCACCACCCTGCTCGTCACCTCATTCGTCGCACAGAATCTGGTGAGTCTGACGCCTGCGCTGGTGGTGGTGCTCGGTGCCGATGTCGGTACCGCCATCATGGCGCGTATCCTGACCTTCGATCTCTCCTGGCTATCGCCGCTCTTCATCTTCTTTGGTGTGGTGTTCTTCCTCAGCCGTAAGCAGACGCGGGCCGGACAAATGGGGCGCGCCGCGATTGGTCTTGGATTGATTCTGCTGGCCTTGCAACTGATTGTCGCCGCCGCCAAACCCATCACTCAAGCGGCAGGTGTGCAGGTTTTATTCTCCACGCTGACTGGCGATGTCATGTTAGATGCACTGCTGGGTGCCGTATTCGCGATCATCAGCTACTCCAGTCTTGCTGCTGTACTGATCACCGCCACGCTCACGGCCACCGGGGTCATCTCGTTCAAAGTCGCGCTGTGCCTGGTGATTGGCGCCAATCTCGGCAGTGGTTTACTGGCGATGATCAATGCCAGCGGTTCCAATGCTGCAGGTAAACGCGTGGCACTCGGCAGCTTGCTGTTCAAATTGATCGGTAGCCTGGTTATTTTGCCTTTCGTCGATTTCATCGCTGATGTGCTCGATAAGTTGCCGGTGAATGACGAGGAGTTGGTGATCTTCTTCCACGTGTTTTATAACCTGCTTCGTTGTCTGGTGATGGTGCCATTTACCGGTCCCATGGCGAGCTTGTGCCGACGCATGATTGCCGATGACCCAGAAAACCAGGTTCACTTAAAGCCCAGACATCTTGATAGCAGCGCACTGGATACGCCGGCATTGGCACTGGCGAACGCATCGCGGGAAACGCTCCGTATAGGCGATGTGGTTGAACAGATGATGGAGTCTTTCAACAAAGTGGTTCACGGTGAGCTACGAGAAGAGCGTGTGGTGCGGCGGTTGGATGATGATGTTGACGTGCTGTATACCGCTATCAAACTCTATCTTGCACGCATGCCGAAAGAAGATTTGCCAGAAGAGGATTCACGTCGCTGGGCAGAGATTATTGAGATGGCGCTCAACCTGGAGCAAGCGGGCGATATCATCGAGCGCATGTGCGCAGATGTGGCCGATAAGTCATTGCAGGCCCGGCGCGCATTCTCCGCCGAAGGATTAGGAGAGTTAAATACTTTGCAGGAGCAGGTGCTGAATAATTTACGCCTGAGTCTGTCGGTATTTTTGTCTAAAGACCTCACCAGCGCCAAACGCCTGCGCCGTTCCAAACACCGCTTCCGCATCCTGATTCGCCGCTTCTCTCATGCACACGTTGAGCGCTTACATCAACAGAACGTGCAGAGCATCGAAACCAGTTCCCTGCATTTAGGGTTGCTGGGGGATATGAAGCGTCTGAACTCGCTGTTCTGTGCAGTGGCGTATACGGTGCTGGATCAGCCGGATGATGAGCGGGATGAGGATTAACCAACAGCCTGCCATAACTACGATGATCAACGGCTGCGGGATTCAGCCACATCGTCATACAGGCGCTACCAACCGGCGGTGCTATTCGTTCAGGTCGCCATCAATGGCGACCTGCCGTGTGGAGAGATAGATTTTATAGGGTGCGCATTACGGCGCACCTGAAAAATCTTACGACAGCAAAGTGAACGCGATCATCCCGACAATGGCACCGGTGGTACCCAGAATGGTTTCCATTAGCGTCCAGGTTTTCAGCGTTTCACCTTCAGTGGCGCCGGTGAAGCGGCCAAACAGCCAGAAGCCGGCATCGTTGACGTGACTAATAATGATGGAGCCGCCCCCGATACAGATCGACAGCGCCGCCAACTGCGCGCCGCTGTAGTGCAGCGGTTCAATTACCGGCATGACCAGGCCCACAGTCGTCAGACAGGCCACGGTCGCCGAGCCCTGAATCACACGGATAGCACCAGAGAGGATAAAGCACGCCAGCGCAATCGGCATCCCGGCGCCAGTGAGCGCATGGCCCAATACCGGACCGACGCCAGAATCCACCAGCACCTGCTTGAACACACCGCCCGCACCGATCACCAGCAGAATAATGCCGGCCGGTTGCAGTGCGCTGCCGCACACTTGCATCACCTTCTCTTTGTCCATCCCCTGGCGATAGGCCAGACCGTAAATCGCCACCAGACACGCCAGCAGGATCGCCGTAAACGGATGGCCGATAAACTCCAGCCACTCGTAGAGACGTGAATCCGGGGTGGTGAAGCGCGCACCGATGGTTTTCAGGCCCACCAGCAGCAGCGGGAACAGGATCAGCGCCAGGCTGAAGCCAAATGATGGCAGTTTACCCTCTTCAATTTCAGGCTGATGGTCTTCTGGCGGCGCACTGAAGCTGACGTGACGGGCAATAAAGTTACCAAACAGCGGACCCGCAATCAGCATACCGGGAATCGCTGCACACAGGCCCAGCAGGATCATCCAGCCAAAATCAGCGTGCATCTGGGAAGCCAGCAGCATCGGAGCCGGTCCCGGCAGCAGAAACGCCGCTGAGGCCGCCACACCGGCAAACAGTGGAATGACCAACTTCACTAAGTTGCCATGGGTGCGACGCGCCACGGCAAAAGCGATGCTAATCAGCAAGACCACCGCCACTTCAAAGAACAGCGGCAGCGCGCAGATCAATCCGGCAATCCCCATCGCGTAGTGCGCCCGGTTTTCACCAAAGGCTTTCAGCATGCGGATAGCGATTTGATCGACTGCGCCGGTTTCATGCAGGATTTTGCCGAACATCGCGCCCAATGCCACCACGATGGCGAGAAATCCGAGCGTTCCGCCCATGCCTTTTTGCATGGTGTCAGCAATTTTATCCAGCGGCATGCCAGAGAACAGACCGGCACCAATTGAGACTAACATCAGGGCGACAAAGGCGTGCATACGCGCTTTCATCACCAAAAACAGCAGCAGCAGGACGGAGCCTGCTGCAGTTAACACCAGCGTTGCGGTACTCATCACTAACCCTTGTTGATTGCTTCCTCAATGGTCGCAACCGTGGCCGCAACGACTTCATCCAGTGAATGATTAATATCAACCACCAGTACATCGGGCTCGTCAGCCCCAGGCTCTTGCAAGGTCTCAAACTGCGTCACCAGCATCTGCGGCTTAAAGAAGTGACCTTTACGTGCTTTCAGACGCGATTCGATGGTTTCGAAATCGCCCTTCAGATAGATGAACTTCAGGTTTTGGTTGCCCTGACGCAGAATATCGCGGTAGGACTTTTTCAACGCCGAGCAGACGATAATCGAAATAGCCTGGGTGCGCTGCATGGCGAACGCGGCATCATTCAGCGCCTGCAGCCACGGCTGGCGATCGTTATCATCCAGCGGATGACCGTCGGCCATTTTCATGATGTTGCTGCGCGGATGGAGGAAATCGCCATCCAGAAATGCCGTGCTCAACTGATGAGAAACCTGATTAGCGACGGCAGACTTTCCGCTGCCGGAAACGCCCATCAGGATAAAGACGTGGTGCGATGGAGATGGCGTGGTCATGGTTTTGCGCTCCGGCAGTTTGCCTGCCAATGTTACCGATAACAAATTTGATTATCATTGTCGGAGCCCACTGCGGGACTGGCAACCCTTGTTAGGTGGAAAAGCACGAAAGTGTGAACTGACTCAAATAATCGCCAAAATCAGATGCTGCCACCTTCAGCAATTTCAAACCCGACATCCAGCGGCTCGATCACGCTGCGATCACCACCGATACGCGCCAGCAGCATCGCGGCTGATTCACGTCCCATGCGCTCACGCGGCGTAAGCACTGTGGCCAGACGCGGCGTGACCACTTGCGTAATGTCGTGGCCGTGAAATCCGGCAATCGCCATCTGTGCGGGGACATGTAAGCCCTGACGCTGACACTCAAACATCGCGCCGACCGCCAGGTCATCGTTGGTACAAAACAGGCTGTCGGTTTCGGGATAGCGTTTCTGCGCCTCACGCAGCAGCTGCGCGCCGGCACTGAAGGAGGAAGCATCTTCCATCATCACACTGTGCGGGGTGAGCCCGGCTTCACGCATCGCCTTTTCGTAGCCCTGCTGTTTTTGCAGGGTACGCTCATCAAGACGCGCGCCAAGGTAAACGGTGTGGCGGTGGCCTTTTTTCAGAATAGCATGCGTCATCTGGCGCGCCGCTTCGACGTTATCGAAGCCCACCGCCATATCGAGGCACGGCGTCACCGAATCCATCATCTCAATCACCGGAATACCGGCCACTTCCAGCATGCGCAGCGTGCCGGGCGTGTGGGTGCGTTCGGTGAGAATGACGCCATCGATGTTCCAGCCGAGCAGCGATCGCAGCTGTAGCTCTTCTTTGTCCGCGTTATAGCCAAAGTGCGCCACCAACGTTTGATAACCGGCCTCATCCGTCACGGTTTCAATGCCGCGTAACACATCGGCGAATACCTGGTTGGTGAGCGAGGGCAACAGTACGCCGATGGCGCGACTGGTCGCATTAGAGAGCATATCGGGGGCACGATTGGGGATATAACCGAGTTCATCCAGTGCGACGGCGATCTTATCGCGCAGCGCCGCAGAGACCTGATCGGGGTTTCGCAGGTAGCGACTGACGGTCATTTTTGTGATGCCGACGCGATCGGCAACGTCCTGTAGTACCGGCCTTTTCTTCTTCATCGTATGCGCCTGAGGTCAGAGATACGATGAGTCTATCATTTTTTTGTCAATTTCAGGCTTTGCGGAAAACCATGAATACCCGCTCTGATTTTGTGCACATCGATACGCACCCAACGAAAAGTCGGCAAAAAATGCAAGGTCGCCATAGAGGGCAACCTTGCACGATTTATTGACAGGCTGTTACACCGGCGGCAGATCAAACAGCAGAATCTCTGCATCGCTGTCAGCGTTGATGGTCAGCGCGCTTTCATCCCAGATCGCCAGCGCATCACTGGTACCGACCTGTTCGCCATTCACGCTCACCAGACCTTTTACCACCTGAATCCACACACGACGACCCGCTTCGACAGTC is a window of Pantoea rwandensis DNA encoding:
- a CDS encoding ABC transporter substrate-binding protein; amino-acid sequence: MKAFISSVVASAVLLALPAAHAADNDLAALEKAARAEGQVNSVGMPDSWANWKDTWNYINSKYGLKHSDTDMSSAQELAKFDAEKENASADIGDVGAAFGPVAVTKGLAQPYKPTHWDQIPSWAKDSEGNWMLAYTGTIAFLIDKQQVKDAPHSWADLKKGKYVVTIGDVGVAAQAANGVLAANYALGGDEKNLKPALNFFGELAKEGRLGVTDPVIANIEKGEIQVAVVWDFNGLNYRDQIDKNRYEVVIPSDGSVISGYTTIINKYAKHPNAAKLTREYILSDEGQTNLAKGYARPIRAEHLTLPADVQAKLLPQSEYKNARPIKDQAAWDKTSKMLPRLWQENVIINMKQ
- a CDS encoding alkaline phosphatase family protein, with the protein product MKTILVVLDGLSNQVAQHAMGYLFAECKQGNGQYYTLTCELPSLSRPLYECILTGIPPVESGIIHNGVNRLSNQRSIFHYARAAGLTTAAAAYHWVSELYNQSPFNNARDRHTVAPDLPIQYGHFYWDDSYPDSHLFEDAESLRLNHDPDFLLIHPMNIDDAGHKHSLSSPQYRNRARMADGYLSQWMPGWLAAGYQVIVTADHGMNDDRSHGGILPEETQVPLFVFGAGFSRQPDLEPQQIELCGIVCTLLGIEHDKPVCHGLLAGPR
- a CDS encoding ABC transporter permease, which codes for MKGKTLATLLLLPFAFFWVAFQLAPLLWIAINSFWSDMNERWGIDNYTDILTSPFYLQAFRLSLDISIWSSIYGLLISLFAGYSLHQLGSGRFQRFLMSFTNMTSNFAGVPLAFAFVILLGMNGCLTLLLRHFGMLEGFKLFSRDGMVLVYTWFQIPLGILLLYPAFDGLRKDWEESAALLGASRWRYWWHIGLPILFPALLGTFVILLANALGAYATIYALTTGNFNVVPVRIAALVSGDISLDPNTGGALAMLLVFIMALITVVQQYLVRRSYLNAKSQE
- a CDS encoding ABC transporter permease, with product MSRAEKIYHRLIIWLLLIILAAPLLATLLYGISTDWSDTILPQGFTLKWLIALWSDPRFLTALGHSLLICFGALLFSLVLVLPAMFVIAYYYPKLDAVMNVLILMPFAVPPVVSSVGLLQLYSSSPLMITGTPWILVGCYFTIALPFIYRAIANNMQAINLKELIDASHLLGASTWQAALFVVLPNLRKGVFIAVLLSFSFLIGEFVFANLLVGTRYETLQVYLYNMRNGSGHFTSALVISYFAVVLLVTWLANALNPERG
- a CDS encoding ABC transporter ATP-binding protein, with amino-acid sequence MSYLNVTQLNKSYGPTSIFENIDFSADEGEFVTLLGPSGCGKSTLLRCIAGLTDVDSGKILLQGQDIVPLPPQKRTIGMVFQSYALFPNMTVEKNVAFGLKMQKLPGGDIQKRVMEALALVELTDFARRYPHQLSGGQCQRVALARSLVTRPRLLLLDEPLSALDARIRRHLREQIRNIQQELKLTTIFVTHDQEEALTLSDRIVLMNRGKIVQNGNAEALYTQPADLFAAGFIGNYNLLSAEQATQLTGQTFTGQVAIRPESIRLSAPQDGIPGTILSHSLLGNVIRYRVVANSVELSVDVLNRSVADLHPAGMQIGLQLEMSTLRQVA
- a CDS encoding Na/Pi cotransporter family protein, translating into MLTLLNLLSAVALLVWGTHIVRTGIMRVYGADLRRVLSRSVEKKPMAFLAGIGVTALVQSSNATTLLVTSFVAQNLVSLTPALVVVLGADVGTAIMARILTFDLSWLSPLFIFFGVVFFLSRKQTRAGQMGRAAIGLGLILLALQLIVAAAKPITQAAGVQVLFSTLTGDVMLDALLGAVFAIISYSSLAAVLITATLTATGVISFKVALCLVIGANLGSGLLAMINASGSNAAGKRVALGSLLFKLIGSLVILPFVDFIADVLDKLPVNDEELVIFFHVFYNLLRCLVMVPFTGPMASLCRRMIADDPENQVHLKPRHLDSSALDTPALALANASRETLRIGDVVEQMMESFNKVVHGELREERVVRRLDDDVDVLYTAIKLYLARMPKEDLPEEDSRRWAEIIEMALNLEQAGDIIERMCADVADKSLQARRAFSAEGLGELNTLQEQVLNNLRLSLSVFLSKDLTSAKRLRRSKHRFRILIRRFSHAHVERLHQQNVQSIETSSLHLGLLGDMKRLNSLFCAVAYTVLDQPDDERDED
- the gntU gene encoding gluconate transporter, translating into MSTATLVLTAAGSVLLLLFLVMKARMHAFVALMLVSIGAGLFSGMPLDKIADTMQKGMGGTLGFLAIVVALGAMFGKILHETGAVDQIAIRMLKAFGENRAHYAMGIAGLICALPLFFEVAVVLLISIAFAVARRTHGNLVKLVIPLFAGVAASAAFLLPGPAPMLLASQMHADFGWMILLGLCAAIPGMLIAGPLFGNFIARHVSFSAPPEDHQPEIEEGKLPSFGFSLALILFPLLLVGLKTIGARFTTPDSRLYEWLEFIGHPFTAILLACLVAIYGLAYRQGMDKEKVMQVCGSALQPAGIILLVIGAGGVFKQVLVDSGVGPVLGHALTGAGMPIALACFILSGAIRVIQGSATVACLTTVGLVMPVIEPLHYSGAQLAALSICIGGGSIIISHVNDAGFWLFGRFTGATEGETLKTWTLMETILGTTGAIVGMIAFTLLS
- the gntK gene encoding gluconokinase; this translates as MTTPSPSHHVFILMGVSGSGKSAVANQVSHQLSTAFLDGDFLHPRSNIMKMADGHPLDDNDRQPWLQALNDAAFAMQRTQAISIIVCSALKKSYRDILRQGNQNLKFIYLKGDFETIESRLKARKGHFFKPQMLVTQFETLQEPGADEPDVLVVDINHSLDEVVAATVATIEEAINKG
- the gntR gene encoding gluconate operon transcriptional repressor GntR, with translation MKKKRPVLQDVADRVGITKMTVSRYLRNPDQVSAALRDKIAVALDELGYIPNRAPDMLSNATSRAIGVLLPSLTNQVFADVLRGIETVTDEAGYQTLVAHFGYNADKEELQLRSLLGWNIDGVILTERTHTPGTLRMLEVAGIPVIEMMDSVTPCLDMAVGFDNVEAARQMTHAILKKGHRHTVYLGARLDERTLQKQQGYEKAMREAGLTPHSVMMEDASSFSAGAQLLREAQKRYPETDSLFCTNDDLAVGAMFECQRQGLHVPAQMAIAGFHGHDITQVVTPRLATVLTPRERMGRESAAMLLARIGGDRSVIEPLDVGFEIAEGGSI